Proteins from a genomic interval of Kribbella aluminosa:
- a CDS encoding metal ABC transporter ATP-binding protein: MTDTSARAVQVDDLSVELGGRLVLRGIDLRIRQGEVLAVLGTNGSGKSTLIKTVVGLLPAARGEVRLFGTPVRRFREWRRVGYVPQRITAAGGVPATVYEVVSSGLLSKRRLFTPLGAAGKQAIEDALQVVDMADRRKDAVAELSGGQQQRVLIARALVSDPELLVLDEPTAGVDLASQQIFADAVRERVERGTTVVMVSHDLGPMDALIDRSVVMRRGRIVYDGPPHASQTHAHVHHSHTSDDEPGWMPS, from the coding sequence GTGACAGATACGTCAGCTCGGGCCGTTCAGGTCGACGATCTTTCCGTCGAGCTGGGCGGCCGGCTGGTGCTTCGTGGGATCGATCTGCGGATCCGCCAGGGCGAGGTGCTGGCCGTGCTCGGCACGAACGGCTCGGGCAAGTCCACGCTGATCAAGACCGTCGTCGGTCTGTTGCCCGCGGCCCGCGGTGAGGTCCGGCTGTTCGGTACGCCGGTCCGCCGGTTCCGCGAGTGGCGCCGGGTCGGGTACGTGCCGCAGCGGATCACCGCGGCGGGCGGCGTACCGGCGACGGTGTACGAGGTGGTGTCGTCCGGGCTGCTCTCGAAGCGCCGGCTGTTCACGCCACTCGGTGCCGCCGGCAAGCAAGCGATCGAGGACGCGCTGCAGGTCGTCGACATGGCCGACCGGCGCAAGGACGCGGTCGCGGAGCTGTCCGGCGGGCAGCAGCAACGGGTCCTGATCGCCCGGGCGCTGGTGTCCGATCCGGAACTGCTGGTCCTCGACGAGCCGACCGCCGGCGTGGATCTCGCCAGCCAGCAGATCTTCGCCGACGCCGTCCGCGAGCGGGTCGAGCGCGGTACGACGGTCGTGATGGTGAGCCACGACCTCGGCCCGATGGACGCGCTGATCGACCGCTCGGTGGTGATGCGCCGCGGCCGGATCGTGTACGACGGCCCGCCGCACGCCTCCCAGACCCACGCCCACGTCCACCACTCCCACACCTCCGACGACGAACCAGGCTGGATGCCGTCATGA
- a CDS encoding metal ABC transporter substrate-binding protein, with product MRSGLRAIIAGAATLATLALAGCGGATAGGTADGKLSVVASFYPLEFIARTVGGDAVHVTTLTAPGVEPHDLELTPKQVASIAEAKLVVYEKRLQPAVDEAVAQNAKDAGFDVAPAAQLENTGADFEQHTGAAPIAHNDNALDPHFWLDPVRYGDVVKAVEEKLATVDSANAAGYHERAKALLAQLGTLDTEYRTGLASCKLTTFVTSHEAFAYLAKRYGLTMIGIAGFTPDAEPTPSRIKEVQDIVKAQHVTTIFYEELVSPKVAETIANDVGVKTAVLSPIEGLSDANSKDTYLTLMQRNLKELQKANTCS from the coding sequence ATGAGATCTGGTCTTCGCGCAATTATCGCCGGTGCCGCGACGCTGGCCACCCTCGCCCTCGCGGGGTGCGGTGGCGCGACTGCCGGCGGTACGGCGGACGGCAAGCTCAGCGTCGTCGCGTCGTTCTACCCGCTCGAGTTCATCGCCCGCACGGTGGGCGGCGACGCGGTACACGTGACCACTCTCACCGCCCCCGGCGTCGAGCCGCACGACCTCGAGCTGACCCCGAAGCAGGTCGCCTCGATCGCGGAGGCGAAGCTCGTCGTCTACGAGAAGCGCCTGCAGCCCGCCGTCGACGAGGCCGTCGCGCAGAACGCCAAGGACGCCGGCTTCGACGTCGCCCCGGCCGCCCAGCTGGAGAACACCGGCGCGGACTTCGAGCAGCACACCGGCGCGGCGCCGATCGCGCACAACGACAACGCCCTCGATCCGCACTTCTGGCTCGACCCGGTGCGGTACGGCGACGTCGTCAAGGCGGTCGAGGAGAAACTCGCGACCGTCGACAGCGCGAACGCCGCCGGGTACCACGAACGGGCCAAGGCACTGCTCGCGCAGCTCGGCACGCTGGACACGGAGTACAGGACCGGTCTGGCGAGCTGCAAGCTGACGACGTTCGTGACCAGCCACGAGGCGTTCGCCTACCTCGCGAAGCGGTACGGTCTGACGATGATCGGGATCGCGGGGTTCACGCCGGACGCGGAGCCGACCCCGAGCCGGATCAAGGAGGTCCAGGACATCGTGAAGGCCCAGCACGTGACCACGATCTTCTACGAGGAGCTGGTGAGTCCGAAGGTGGCCGAGACGATCGCGAACGACGTCGGCGTCAAGACCGCCGTACTGAGCCCGATCGAGGGCCTGTCCGACGCGAACTCCAAGGACACCTACCTGACCCTCATGCAGCGGAACCTGAAAGAACTACAGAAGGCGAACACCTGCTCGTGA
- a CDS encoding YibE/F family protein: MASRNVGRRRADRKGNRRKVLDIPQGHGHGHGHGHGDHVVDTSVVNSDAIVARRVRIVVAAVLTPLIIASVVLLIVLWPGARVKVESYQTSTARGEVTALKACPDPRDKCDLATVKLSNTPEKGKAVPVQVPKVGGSPIPVKVGQEVMLAIEKGAPPDQKYQYVDHDRTKPLLILAVIFAIAVVALSRWRGFAALVALAVTAVMLVQFILPAILKGSNPLLVAVVGGAVIMIIAVFLTHGINAESSIALAGTIAALGLTVLLGWFFTGLSQLSGLAAEGASAAQGFSPHLDLAGLLVAGMVIGALGVLDDVTVTQAAAVWELSAANPAASRRELLSAGLRIGRTHVASVVNTLVLAYAGAAMPVLLVFAIQDLPILSVISTEAVAMEVVRGLVGSLGIIAAVPLTTALAAMAVADRSRDLVATPDPAP, from the coding sequence ATGGCCAGCCGCAACGTCGGGCGACGGCGTGCCGACCGCAAGGGCAACCGCCGCAAGGTGCTCGACATTCCTCAGGGCCACGGCCACGGGCATGGGCACGGCCACGGCGATCATGTGGTGGACACCTCGGTGGTGAACTCGGACGCGATCGTGGCCCGGCGGGTCCGGATCGTCGTCGCCGCCGTCCTGACCCCGTTGATCATCGCCTCCGTCGTGCTGCTGATCGTGCTCTGGCCGGGCGCCAGGGTGAAGGTCGAGTCGTACCAGACCAGCACCGCGCGTGGCGAGGTCACCGCTCTGAAGGCCTGCCCGGACCCGAGGGACAAGTGCGACCTGGCGACGGTCAAGCTGAGCAACACCCCGGAGAAGGGAAAGGCGGTGCCGGTCCAGGTGCCGAAGGTCGGCGGGTCGCCGATCCCGGTCAAGGTCGGCCAGGAGGTGATGCTCGCCATCGAGAAGGGCGCCCCGCCGGACCAGAAGTACCAGTACGTCGACCACGACCGGACCAAGCCGCTGCTGATCCTCGCGGTGATCTTCGCGATCGCTGTCGTCGCGCTGTCGCGGTGGCGCGGGTTCGCGGCGCTGGTCGCGCTCGCGGTGACCGCGGTGATGCTCGTCCAGTTCATCCTGCCGGCGATCCTGAAGGGCTCGAATCCGCTGCTCGTCGCGGTCGTCGGTGGCGCGGTGATCATGATCATCGCGGTGTTCCTGACCCACGGGATCAACGCCGAGTCGTCGATCGCACTGGCCGGGACGATCGCCGCGCTCGGGCTGACTGTGCTGCTGGGCTGGTTCTTCACCGGACTGTCGCAACTGAGTGGCCTCGCAGCCGAGGGGGCGTCCGCGGCGCAGGGGTTCTCTCCGCACCTCGACCTGGCCGGGCTCCTGGTCGCAGGGATGGTGATCGGCGCCCTGGGAGTGCTCGACGACGTGACGGTCACGCAGGCGGCCGCTGTCTGGGAGTTGTCCGCGGCCAATCCCGCCGCGAGCCGGCGCGAGCTGTTGTCGGCTGGCCTGCGGATCGGCCGGACGCACGTGGCCTCGGTGGTGAACACGCTGGTCCTGGCGTACGCCGGTGCCGCGATGCCGGTGCTGCTCGTGTTCGCGATCCAGGATCTGCCGATACTGTCGGTGATCTCCACCGAGGCGGTCGCGATGGAGGTGGTCCGCGGCCTGGTCGGCAGCCTCGGCATCATCGCGGCCGTCCCGCTCACCACCGCTCTGGCCGCGATGGCGGTCGCGGACCGCTCCCGCGACCTGGTCGCCACGCCGGATCCCGCCCCCTAG
- the eboE gene encoding metabolite traffic protein EboE, protein MRFRHRDGSTVHLGYCASVHPVADLDELVARLDGCAGVVRSALDVPVLGVGLWFPHRLADRLANSPASLSRLRRALHRNQLEVVTVNGIPHTGKAGGTDLYCPDWTEPERLRYTVDLIDVLAELLPDDATYGSISTVPLAWRVPWSRARNRAAREAFDRVEQHLAHTETRTGRRIRIAVETEPGCVLEMIGQAAAWLARYSSPDGGTSRIGLGLDVCHLAVQFEDPAESFELLWRAGVDVVKAQLSVAPTLVDPSDVSGRYVLGQLGVPKYLRQVREWGGPGVDDVAQSPQLSGHAAWRMHAHLATHAVAPAPLSVTTGVLDDCLARLVGGGHPLTHHLESEVYVWPRDPRTQQALAKRLSKELSWLRNRLTALGLQEV, encoded by the coding sequence ATGAGATTCCGTCATCGGGACGGTTCGACCGTTCATCTCGGGTACTGCGCGTCGGTGCACCCGGTCGCGGACCTGGACGAACTCGTCGCGCGGTTGGACGGCTGTGCCGGCGTGGTGCGGTCCGCGCTCGACGTACCGGTGCTGGGTGTCGGTCTGTGGTTCCCGCACCGGCTGGCCGACCGGCTGGCGAACTCGCCGGCGTCGCTGAGCAGACTCCGCCGCGCGCTGCACCGCAACCAGCTGGAGGTCGTTACCGTGAACGGCATCCCGCACACCGGCAAGGCGGGTGGCACCGACCTGTACTGTCCGGACTGGACCGAGCCCGAGCGGCTCCGGTACACGGTGGACCTGATCGACGTACTCGCGGAGCTGCTCCCGGACGATGCGACGTACGGCTCGATCTCGACCGTGCCGCTCGCGTGGCGGGTGCCGTGGTCGCGGGCGCGCAACCGGGCGGCGCGGGAGGCGTTCGACCGCGTCGAGCAGCACCTGGCCCATACCGAGACCAGGACCGGCCGGCGGATCCGGATTGCCGTCGAGACCGAGCCTGGGTGTGTTCTGGAGATGATCGGCCAGGCTGCGGCGTGGCTGGCCCGCTATTCGAGCCCGGACGGCGGTACGTCGCGTATTGGGCTGGGGCTCGACGTGTGTCACCTGGCGGTTCAGTTCGAGGACCCTGCCGAGTCTTTCGAGCTCTTGTGGCGAGCGGGCGTTGACGTGGTCAAGGCGCAGCTGTCGGTTGCTCCCACGCTGGTAGACCCGTCTGACGTGTCCGGGCGGTACGTGCTCGGTCAGCTCGGCGTACCGAAGTACCTGCGGCAGGTGCGTGAGTGGGGTGGGCCGGGTGTGGACGACGTGGCGCAGTCGCCGCAGCTGTCGGGCCATGCGGCTTGGCGGATGCATGCGCACCTGGCGACGCATGCTGTGGCACCAGCTCCGCTCAGTGTGACTACCGGCGTACTGGATGACTGTCTGGCGCGGCTGGTGGGTGGTGGGCATCCGTTGACGCACCACTTGGAGTCAGAGGTGTACGTGTGGCCGCGGGACCCCAGAACCCAGCAGGCGTTGGCGAAACGGCTCAGCAAGGAGCTGTCCTGGCTACGGAACCGGCTGACCGCTCTCGGGCTGCAGGAGGTCTGA
- a CDS encoding FAD-dependent monooxygenase: MKILISGASVAGPVLAYWLHRYGFEPTVVERTPAARHGLGGHAVDLYGAAAEVTRRMGCWDTIEAARTQLDSMTVERFGRRPVEVDLSRIYAGISSRHVEILRGELTKVLYDAGRGSAEYLFGDSIASLHDDGEGVDVTFDSGLRRRFDLVIGADGLHSNVRRLVFGSEEELHRPLGGYLAVFSMPDVFGLGNHTLAHFSVGKLVGIYGVHQTGQVRAGFLFRGDLTYDHRDTDQQKALLVKEFGDYGWKVPQLLEHLQPAEDFYFDSIAQVTLESWVSGRVGLVGDAGYCPGPAVGGGTSLAVVAAYILAGELAAARSDLPSGLRNYERIIRPLVDSSRRLSPKVMGTVIPSNALTVRLMPGAAATLAKLPTALQRLIWSQNAVGKVFSSTALPDYSDLLQPESGQPVP, translated from the coding sequence ATGAAGATTCTGATCTCCGGCGCGAGCGTGGCCGGACCGGTGCTCGCCTACTGGCTGCACCGGTACGGCTTCGAGCCGACGGTCGTCGAACGCACACCGGCCGCGCGGCACGGGCTCGGCGGGCACGCCGTCGATCTGTACGGCGCGGCCGCGGAGGTCACCCGCCGGATGGGCTGCTGGGACACGATCGAGGCGGCCCGCACCCAGCTCGACTCGATGACCGTCGAACGGTTCGGCAGGCGCCCGGTCGAGGTCGACCTGAGCCGGATATACGCCGGGATCTCCAGCCGGCACGTCGAAATCCTGCGCGGCGAGCTGACCAAGGTCCTGTACGACGCCGGCCGCGGCAGCGCCGAGTACCTGTTCGGCGACTCGATCGCGAGCCTCCACGACGACGGCGAAGGCGTCGACGTCACGTTCGACTCCGGGCTGCGGCGCCGGTTCGACCTGGTGATCGGGGCCGACGGACTGCACTCGAACGTGCGGCGGCTCGTGTTCGGTTCCGAGGAAGAACTGCACCGCCCGCTCGGCGGCTACCTCGCGGTGTTCTCGATGCCGGACGTGTTCGGCCTCGGCAACCACACGCTCGCGCACTTCTCGGTCGGCAAACTGGTCGGCATCTACGGCGTGCACCAGACCGGCCAAGTCCGCGCGGGGTTCCTGTTCCGCGGCGACCTGACGTACGACCACCGCGACACGGACCAGCAGAAAGCCCTGCTGGTCAAGGAGTTCGGCGACTACGGCTGGAAGGTGCCGCAGTTGCTGGAGCACCTGCAGCCGGCCGAGGACTTCTACTTCGACTCGATCGCCCAGGTCACCCTGGAATCATGGGTGTCGGGCCGGGTCGGGCTAGTAGGAGACGCGGGTTATTGTCCGGGGCCGGCCGTTGGCGGTGGCACGAGCCTGGCCGTCGTCGCGGCGTACATCCTGGCCGGCGAGTTGGCTGCTGCTCGCAGCGACCTGCCGTCAGGGCTCCGCAACTACGAGCGGATCATCCGGCCGCTGGTCGACAGCAGCCGCCGGCTCAGCCCGAAGGTCATGGGCACAGTTATCCCCAGCAACGCGCTCACAGTGCGGCTGATGCCGGGAGCCGCTGCCACGCTGGCCAAGCTACCCACGGCCCTGCAGCGCCTCATCTGGTCGCAGAACGCGGTAGGCAAGGTGTTCAGCTCTACGGCACTCCCCGACTACTCAGACCTCCTGCAGCCCGAGAGCGGTCAGCCGGTTCCGTAG
- a CDS encoding TetR/AcrR family transcriptional regulator translates to MPRRRTGDTRARIQQAALELFAVQGVQQTSLRDIADRLGVTKPALYYHFASREELLNSLVEPMIADFEAYAAAQRAAAPVPPRELLGSYFDLSYRHRGLIQLAIRDLSVLHELKLTDRFIEWRGAVAELLIGTEPSLSGVVRCMVALGGLSDCAVMIDHEPVEELREAAVEAAYDSLGRP, encoded by the coding sequence ATGCCGAGACGACGGACCGGTGACACCCGGGCGCGGATCCAGCAGGCCGCGCTCGAGCTGTTCGCCGTACAGGGGGTGCAGCAGACCAGCCTGCGCGACATCGCCGACCGCCTCGGTGTCACCAAACCGGCGCTCTACTACCACTTCGCGTCCCGCGAGGAGCTGCTGAACAGCCTGGTCGAGCCGATGATCGCCGACTTCGAGGCGTACGCCGCAGCCCAGCGGGCGGCCGCGCCGGTGCCGCCGCGGGAGCTGCTCGGCTCGTACTTCGACCTGTCCTACCGGCACCGCGGGCTGATCCAGCTCGCGATCCGGGACCTGTCCGTACTGCACGAACTGAAGCTGACCGACCGCTTCATCGAGTGGCGCGGCGCCGTCGCCGAGCTGCTGATCGGCACCGAACCGTCGCTGTCCGGCGTGGTCCGCTGCATGGTCGCGCTCGGCGGCCTGTCCGACTGCGCGGTGATGATCGACCACGAGCCGGTCGAGGAACTCCGCGAGGCGGCCGTCGAGGCTGCCTACGACAGCCTCGGACGGCCCTGA
- a CDS encoding DUF6703 family protein, with amino-acid sequence MSTPSSPLRQRITKASYPYVARLHAAPKLTLPGITLVLALAGVFAPVAVGVPALLLLALLLGWLAFLSWPAVTGGPKFLRIFSILIIALFAVSRIANG; translated from the coding sequence ATGAGCACCCCCAGCAGCCCATTGCGGCAGCGGATCACGAAGGCCAGTTATCCGTACGTCGCGAGGCTGCACGCCGCACCCAAGCTGACCCTGCCCGGTATCACCCTGGTGCTGGCGCTGGCCGGGGTGTTCGCGCCGGTCGCCGTCGGGGTGCCGGCGCTGCTGCTGCTGGCGCTGCTGCTCGGCTGGCTGGCGTTCCTGTCGTGGCCGGCCGTGACCGGCGGGCCGAAGTTCCTGCGGATCTTCTCGATCCTGATCATCGCGCTGTTCGCGGTGTCCCGCATCGCCAACGGCTAG
- a CDS encoding antibiotic biosynthesis monooxygenase family protein, translating to MFVVIRFRVGESEQAGFGERLRAAVDVLALQKGFVAARTGRNVDDPELLALTLEFENVGSYRRALSPYDVKLTAVPLLSQAIDEPTAYEDLLM from the coding sequence GTGTTCGTGGTGATCAGGTTCCGGGTGGGGGAGTCCGAGCAGGCCGGGTTCGGAGAGCGGTTGCGGGCCGCCGTCGACGTGCTCGCGCTGCAGAAGGGGTTCGTCGCGGCCCGGACCGGGCGGAACGTGGACGACCCGGAACTGCTGGCGCTCACGCTGGAGTTCGAGAACGTCGGGAGCTACCGGCGGGCGCTGTCGCCGTACGACGTGAAGCTCACCGCCGTACCGCTGCTGTCGCAGGCGATCGACGAGCCGACGGCGTACGAAGATTTGCTGATGTAG
- a CDS encoding glycine--tRNA ligase, whose product MPVETVDAVVSLSKRRGFVYPCGEIYGGTKSAWDYGPLGVELKNNVRSQWWRTMVTGRDDIVGLDSSVILPTQVWEASGHLAEFVDPLTECQSCHKRFRDDHLREDYARRKNKDADNVKLAEIACPNCGNKGTFTEPRMFNGLLKTYLGPVESSEGLHYLRPETAQGIFVNFANVMGTARKKPPFGIAQVGKSFRNEITPGNFIFRTREFEQMEMEFFVEPGSDEDWHEYWLKARWDWYTGLGLSADNMRFYEHPKEKLSHYSKRTVDIEYRFNFGGKEFDELEGIANRTDFDLSTHSKHSGADLSYFDQEKGERWTPYVIEPAAGLTRNVLAFLLDAYTEDEAPNAKGGVDKRTVLRFDPRLAPVKAAVLPLSRNADLSPKARDLAAELRKNWNVDFDDAGAIGRRYRRQDEIGTPYCITVDFDTLEDQAVTIRERDSMKQERVALTEVTGYLAQHLVGC is encoded by the coding sequence GTGCCCGTGGAAACCGTCGATGCCGTCGTCAGCCTCAGCAAGCGGCGGGGATTCGTGTACCCGTGCGGCGAGATCTACGGCGGTACCAAGTCGGCCTGGGACTACGGTCCGCTCGGCGTCGAGCTGAAGAACAACGTCCGCAGCCAGTGGTGGCGGACGATGGTGACCGGCCGCGACGACATCGTCGGGCTGGACTCCTCGGTGATCCTGCCGACCCAGGTCTGGGAGGCGTCCGGGCACCTGGCCGAGTTCGTCGACCCGCTGACCGAGTGCCAGTCCTGCCACAAGCGGTTCCGCGACGACCACCTCCGCGAGGACTACGCCCGCCGCAAGAACAAGGACGCCGACAACGTCAAGCTCGCCGAGATCGCCTGCCCGAACTGCGGCAACAAGGGCACGTTCACCGAGCCGCGGATGTTCAACGGCCTGCTGAAGACGTACCTCGGCCCGGTCGAGTCCTCCGAGGGCCTGCACTACCTGCGCCCGGAGACCGCGCAGGGCATCTTCGTCAACTTCGCGAACGTGATGGGCACCGCCCGGAAGAAGCCGCCGTTCGGCATCGCCCAGGTCGGCAAGAGCTTCCGGAACGAGATCACCCCCGGCAACTTCATCTTCCGGACCCGCGAGTTCGAGCAGATGGAGATGGAGTTCTTCGTCGAGCCCGGCTCCGACGAGGACTGGCACGAGTACTGGCTGAAGGCGCGCTGGGACTGGTACACCGGCCTCGGGCTGAGTGCGGACAACATGCGCTTCTACGAGCACCCGAAGGAGAAGCTCAGCCACTACTCGAAGCGCACCGTCGACATCGAGTACCGGTTCAACTTCGGCGGCAAGGAGTTCGACGAGCTCGAGGGAATCGCGAACCGCACCGACTTCGACCTGTCCACGCACTCGAAGCACTCCGGCGCCGACCTGTCGTACTTCGACCAGGAGAAGGGCGAGCGCTGGACGCCGTACGTGATCGAGCCCGCGGCCGGGCTGACCCGGAACGTGCTCGCGTTCCTGCTCGACGCGTACACCGAGGACGAGGCGCCGAACGCGAAGGGCGGCGTCGACAAGCGCACGGTGCTGCGGTTCGACCCGCGGCTCGCGCCGGTCAAGGCCGCCGTACTGCCGCTGTCCCGGAACGCCGATCTGTCGCCGAAGGCCCGCGACCTGGCCGCCGAGCTCCGGAAGAACTGGAACGTCGACTTCGACGACGCCGGCGCGATCGGCCGCCGGTACCGGCGCCAGGACGAGATCGGTACGCCGTACTGCATCACCGTCGACTTCGACACGCTGGAGGACCAGGCGGTGACGATCCGGGAACGCGACTCGATGAAGCAGGAGCGGGTCGCGCTCACCGAGGTCACCGGGTATCTCGCCCAGCACCTGGTGGGTTGCTGA
- the dusB gene encoding tRNA dihydrouridine synthase DusB, giving the protein MLKLGNLTIQTPVVLAPMAGITNAAYRRLCAEQGAGLYVCEMITSRGIVEGDQKSLDMLTFDARETVRSVQLYGVDPTYIGRAVQILCDQYGVAHVDLNFGCPVPKVTRKGGGAALPWKRNLLGAILRSAVHAATPYGVPVTMKTRIGIDASHQTYLDAGRIAEESGAAAIGLHGRTAAQAYSGQADWSAIAALVEHVSIPVLGNGDIWEAGDALRMVAETGCAGVIVGRGCLGRPWLFRDLAAAFAGEDVLALPTLGEVAAVMRRHGELLAELMGEQRGLRDFRKHVSWYLKGFPAGGELRAALGMVDTLATLDALLSQLDPTVPFPVAELGAPRGRQGSPRDHVIVPQGWLDDTDGLTADLADAEIGVSGG; this is encoded by the coding sequence GTGCTGAAGCTTGGCAACCTGACGATCCAGACGCCCGTGGTGCTGGCGCCGATGGCCGGCATCACGAACGCGGCGTACCGGCGGCTGTGCGCGGAGCAGGGCGCCGGGCTGTACGTGTGCGAGATGATCACGTCGCGCGGCATCGTCGAGGGGGACCAGAAGTCGCTCGACATGCTGACGTTCGACGCGCGCGAGACGGTGCGTTCGGTGCAGTTGTACGGCGTGGACCCGACGTACATCGGGCGTGCCGTGCAGATCCTCTGTGATCAGTACGGCGTTGCACACGTCGACCTGAACTTCGGGTGCCCGGTGCCGAAGGTGACCCGCAAGGGCGGCGGCGCGGCGCTGCCGTGGAAGCGGAACCTGCTCGGCGCGATCCTGCGGTCCGCGGTGCACGCCGCGACGCCGTACGGCGTACCGGTGACGATGAAGACCCGGATCGGGATCGACGCTTCGCACCAGACCTATCTGGACGCGGGACGGATCGCCGAGGAGTCGGGCGCGGCGGCGATCGGGCTGCACGGCCGGACGGCGGCGCAGGCCTACTCGGGGCAGGCGGACTGGTCCGCGATCGCTGCGCTGGTGGAGCACGTTTCGATTCCGGTGCTCGGCAACGGCGACATCTGGGAGGCCGGCGACGCACTCCGGATGGTCGCGGAGACCGGCTGCGCCGGGGTGATCGTCGGCCGCGGGTGCCTCGGGCGGCCGTGGTTGTTCCGCGATCTGGCGGCGGCCTTCGCCGGGGAAGACGTACTGGCGCTGCCGACGCTCGGCGAGGTTGCCGCGGTGATGCGCCGGCACGGCGAACTGCTCGCCGAGCTGATGGGGGAGCAGCGCGGCCTGCGCGACTTCCGCAAACACGTCTCGTGGTACCTGAAGGGCTTCCCCGCCGGCGGCGAACTCCGCGCCGCCCTGGGCATGGTCGACACCCTCGCCACCCTAGACGCCCTGCTCTCCCAACTCGACCCGACCGTGCCGTTCCCGGTAGCCGAGCTGGGCGCCCCCCGCGGCCGCCAGGGCAGCCCCCGCGACCACGTCATCGTCCCCCAAGGCTGGCTGGACGACACCGACGGCCTGACCGCCGACCTGGCGGACGCCGAAATCGGAGTCTCCGGCGGCTGA
- a CDS encoding AAA family ATPase — protein sequence MTARLVLLCGTSFSGKSTVARELARRLPARVVSLDEINERRGLWGGDGIPLEEWGRTHAIASAEVRELLTTGTSVVVDDTSSPRFLRDGWRTLAEAAAVRFTLVYVDVDHATVRARRDANRADPRRRDVADAVLAEHLGTFEPPGVDEDAVRVGSVKDLDQVWGAGR from the coding sequence GTGACGGCCAGGTTGGTTTTGTTGTGTGGGACCTCGTTCTCCGGGAAGAGCACCGTCGCTCGGGAGTTGGCGCGGCGGTTGCCGGCGCGGGTCGTGAGTCTTGACGAGATCAACGAGCGGCGCGGGTTGTGGGGCGGGGACGGGATCCCGCTCGAGGAGTGGGGAAGGACGCACGCGATCGCGTCGGCGGAGGTGCGGGAGCTGCTGACGACGGGTACGTCGGTGGTCGTCGACGACACCAGTTCGCCGCGGTTCCTGCGCGACGGGTGGCGGACGCTGGCGGAGGCGGCCGCGGTGCGGTTCACCTTGGTGTACGTCGACGTGGACCATGCGACGGTGCGTGCCCGCAGGGACGCGAACCGGGCCGATCCACGGCGGCGGGATGTTGCGGATGCCGTGCTGGCCGAGCATCTCGGGACGTTCGAGCCGCCGGGCGTGGACGAGGACGCCGTACGGGTGGGGTCGGTCAAAGACCTTGATCAGGTGTGGGGTGCTGGCCGGTAG